In a genomic window of Plectropomus leopardus isolate mb chromosome 6, YSFRI_Pleo_2.0, whole genome shotgun sequence:
- the LOC121944976 gene encoding LOW QUALITY PROTEIN: E3 ubiquitin-protein ligase NEURL3-like (The sequence of the model RefSeq protein was modified relative to this genomic sequence to represent the inferred CDS: inserted 1 base in 1 codon) encodes MVKESGNSNSVVGSETSHRCNWSCLGPLTFHPQVVGNMVRLSQGCCLAERTGSVFKNGLVFSSRPVKIQERIRLRVKKDVLNWHGALRVGFTTLAPSARSLPLPTMAIPNLTDTRGHWAAPVHESLCQAGSELEFWVSSXGIVYVKSNNIREHKLLEGVDLSQPLWAMIDIYGQTCSILLLGSEKKDLFWTRRSCPVPECLDNNRSLIPDVSSLCGNSDEYINCPDMEEGGDSVMSCVVCMEEQAKITLPCGHRCLCNQCTSRIIQQFGTCPLCRHAISAPSMEGIRTVSGQL; translated from the exons ATGGTGAAGGAGAGCGGCAACAGCAACTCTG TTGTTGGGTCTGAGACGTCACACAGGTGCAACTGGTCCTGCCTCGGTCCTCTGACGTTCCACCCTCAGGTTGTGGGAAACATGGTCCGCCTGAGCCAGGGTTGTTGCCTCGCAGAGAGGACAGGAAGCGTTTTCAAGAACGGCCTGGTGTTCAGCAGCCGGCCAGTGAAGATCCAGGAAAGGATTCGTCTGAGGGTGAAGAAAGATGTGCTCAACTGGCACGGAGCTCTGCGTGTGGGCTTCACCACCCTGGCGCCCTCAGCCAGATCTCTGCCTCTGCCCACCATGGCCATCCCCAACCTCACTGACACCCGAGGCCACTGGGCCGCTCCAGTGCACGAATCCCTCTGCCAAGCAGGTTCAGAGCTGGAGTTCTGGGTCTCTT CGGGAATTGTTTACGTTAAGAGCAACAACATCAGGGAGCACAAGCTGCTAGAAGGAGTGGATTTGAGTCAGCCGCTGTGGGCCATGATAGACATCTACGGACAGACCTGCTCCATTCTCCTCCTTG GTTCAGAGAAAAAAGATCTGTTTTGGACCAGACGGTCCTGTCCTGTACCTGAATGCCTTGACAACAACCGCAGTTTGATTCCTGATGTCTCGAGCCTCTGTGGAAACAGTGATGAATACATCAACTGTCCTGACATGGAAGAAG GTGGAGACAGCGTAATGAGCTGTGTGGTGTGCATGGAAGAACAGGCCAAAATCACTCTGCCTTGTGGCCACCGGTGTTTATGTAACCAGTGCACCTCCAGGATCATTCAGCAGTTTGGCACCTGCCCGCTGTGCCGACACGCGATCAGCGCTCCATCAATGGAGGGGATAAGGACTGTCTCTGGGCAGCTCTAA